From the Thunnus albacares chromosome 24, fThuAlb1.1, whole genome shotgun sequence genome, one window contains:
- the LOC122976606 gene encoding adenosine receptor A2a-like: MNVTPGGCTAEMPYGFQPSFKGFYIASELIIAVFAIMGNVLVCLAVTRNKELRTVTNYFLVSLAVSDILVGLVAIPCAVLTDLGRPRHDLPLCLVLLSILMVLTQSSILSLLAVAAERYVAILLPFQYQRIMSPRNAWLALLVTWGLGVISGSVPLMDWKRQPADSNYCIFTCVVDMSYMVYFNFFCCLLVPLVAMFVIYGHIFLTVRRQLRRIAVEMKSRCEAEGRAKSNARTRHELQKAISLFMVLFLFMVCWMPIHIINCVLLLCPQCEVPMTLTLAAILLSHANSALNPILYAYKMRSFRHTLISMWRGMWSFRAKC, from the exons ATGAACGTGACACCTGGAGGCTGTACAGCAGAGATGCCGTATGGATTCCAACCCAGTTTTAAAGGGTTTTATATTGCCAGCGAGCTCATTATCGCTGTGTTTGCCATCATGGGCAACGTCCTGGTCTGCCTGGCTGTTACCAGAAACAAGGAGCTGCGTACTGTCACCAATTACTTCCTG gtatCATTGGCGGTGTCTGACATCCTCGTGGGCTTGGTGGCCATTCCCTGCGCCGTGCTGACAGACCTGGGTCGACCTCGCCATGACTTGCCCCTCTGTCTGGTGCTGCTCAGCATCCTGATGGTGCTCACACAG AGCTCCATCCTGAGCCTGCTGGCGGTAGCAGCGGAGCGCTACGTGGCGATCCTCCTGCCCTTCCAGTACCAGCGTATCATGAGCCCCAGGAACGCCTGGCTGGCCCTGCTGGTCACCTGGGGCCTGGGAGTCATCTCTGGATCTGTGCCACTCATGGACTGGAAGAGACAACCAGCAGACTCAAA CTACTGCATCTTCACCTGTGTGGTGGACATGAGCTACATGGTGTACTTCAACTTCTTCTGCTGCCTGCTGGTGCCGCTGGTGGCCATGTTCGTCATCTATGGCCACATCTTCCTCACCGTCCGCCGCCAGCTCAGACGCATCGCTGTG GAAATGAAGAGTAGATGTGAGGCTGAAGGGAGG GCCAAATCCAACGCCCGCACCCGCCACGAGCTGCAGAAGGCCATCTCCTTGTTCATGGTCCTGTTCCTCTTCATGGTGTGCTGGATGCCCATCCACATCATCAACTGTGTCCTGCTGCTCTGTCCGCAGTGTGAGGTGCCCATGACGCTCACACTTGCAGCCATCTTGCTTTCGCACGCCAACTCAGCCCTCAATCCAATTCTATACGCATACAAGATGAGGTCGTTCAGACACACTCTGATAAGCATGTGGAGAGGAATGTGGAGCTTTAGGGCAAAATGTTAG